GGCATGAACTTTGACCATATGCCCGAACTGCACTGGATCAGCGGCTACGCCCTGGCCTGGGCCAGTTTCTTGCTGGTGGGCCTGACCCTGGCCTGGGTCTTCAAACGGCGCGGCTGGTGGTAAGTGTAAGTGAGCTGCAGCAAACCGGTGAACGACAGAAGGCGGCCAGGAGTTCTTCCCATCGCCTTCTATCTTTTACTTGCTGCCTCTGTCAATCTTTGGGCGCGTCGATCACCTTGGTGCTTTTGCGCTTGGTGCTGCCGGAGGGGACCGTTTTCTGGACCGTCTGGGCGGCGTGGGCGGCTTCAGCCTCCACCTGTTTGTTCACGATGAACTGCTGCAATACCCCGATCGCCGTGGAAATAATCAGATAGATGCTGACCCCGGCAGGGAAAATCAGCGCAAAGTACACGAAGAACAGGTAAATAATGGCCTGCTGGCGGAACATTTCCGGGGTCTTGCGGGTGCTCATCCACAACTGCGCCATGTTGGTGACGAGGTACAGCACCGGCAGGATCCACAGTGGGTCGGGAATCGCCAGGTCCGGCATCCACAAGAAGCCCGAATCGAACTCGAAGTTGCGAATGGTGGACCACAGTGCGATCAAGACCGGCATAGGCAGGAACATGGAAAAGCAGCCTGCCGGATTGAAGTTGTTTTCCTTGTAGAGCGCGGCCATTTCCATCTGCATCTGCATCTGGCTTTCGCGGTCCTTCTGGTCTTTGTAGCGGTCCTGAATCTCCTTCATTTTGGGCTGCAGGATCTGCATCTTGGCGGCGGTGCGGGCCTGTGACTGCATCAGTGGCCACATCACCAAGCGCACCAGCACGGCAATCAAGAGGATCACGATGCCCCAGTCACCCACCAGGCGGTGCAGGAATTCCATGATGCTGACCAGCCCTAAGCTGATATGTCCGAACCAGTTGGGGTCGAACACGCCAGGCATCTGGGCAAAGCCCGTCTGGGTCAGGTGAATCAGCTCGTTGCGGCCACCGTACACATCCACCGAGCTGTTGCCGCTCAGGCCCAGGGCCAGTTGGGCATTGCTGCCGCCGGTCATGTTCACGTCAATCTGGGTGTCGCCTGCCGGACGCAACAAAAGAGCTGGTGACATCTGATTGGGTGGCACGTGCTGCATGGCAGCGTAGCGAATGTTCTCCACGCTGGTGACTCCGGCTCCCTGCACGGTGGCGGACTCGCCTACAGTCGGCAAGGCACGCACACGTGGGTTGCCCTCGTTGGCCAGACCCGGCAGCACCATTTGATACTCACCGACATCGCCGCCCACCTCGGTCTGCACATTGATCAGGTAGTTGCGGGTATGGATAGTCACGGTCTTGGTGATTGGCACGCCGCCCTGCTCGTAACGGAAGACCGCCACCTGCTCGTTGGTTTCTTCGTTGTTGGTCAGCTGCGGCTCCTGCGCCTGCACCGGGGCGTCAGCGTCCAGACCCTCAGCCTGAATCGCCAGGGCGGGGCCGTTTACCAGGTTGGTGATTCCGCGCTCGTTTTGCAGGGCCGTGAAGTCGAACGTGCCGTCCCGGTTTTCCTTGATGTAGGGTGACCCGGCATAGTTCTTGACGTACCAACCGATAATTTCGCCCTTGTTGTTGAAGACGATATCGGCCAGATTGGTGCGGGAAATGCTCTCGCTGCCCTGCTGGCCGTCAAAGTCGGCCTGAATCCAGTCCTGAGTCAAGGTATGCCCGAATGGAGGAATGGGTCCGGTGCTTCCACAGCCTGTGAGCAGCAACGCGCCGCCCATCGCAAGGAGTAATTTTTTGGTCATCTTCAAATTCCTTCACTGGATTGGATTGGCCTGACCCTGGCTGATGCTCGGTCGGGTGGCCCTCTGCGTGATTGATCTCGTGATCTGGCATGGTGACACTGGCTCTTTGGCCAGCCTGATCTGGGGGACCGCTACCGCGCCCAATGTCTCATTACGGGGTTGTCCGCGTCTGTGTTCCCGACCGGCAACCTTCACAGCTGACACCAACGGCAGCCAAAAGGCCATTTCCGGCAAGACACTGCCGTACAGTCTAAAGCCCACAGGAGGCTATAGCGCTACGGCAGCTTAGCAATCCGCCCAGAGCACACGCCGGGGCAGATGACTGCATGCCAAGGAGCGGCAGTCCCAAAAGCGTCTGAGACACAGAACACTTCTGACGCGATCTGTGAATCTACACCTTACATACGGCTGGCCACGAGACTTGCTCCAGGCCCCATACCATGTGATACACTGCCTGCTGTTCTCTTGCGCCTCTGAGGCCACTTGGAGGAGAGCGAGAAAGGCACGGGCGCCCGCCCGCGGCCCCGGCATACACCAGGGCAGCTTACGCCGCCACTGCCCCGGCGCAGGACCAGATTAGCCCTGCCAAATCAGCCACAAGGAGTTGAACCATGTCCAAAAAGCCTGTACCCAAGAAGAAAACCAGCAAGAGCAAGCGCGACATGCGCCGTAGCCACCATGCCCTGAGCGCCCCTGCCCTGAGCGAGTGCCCCCAGTGCTCCTCCAAGAAGCTGAGCCACCACGTGTGCCCCAGCTGCGGCTATTACAATGGCCGTCAGGTGCTGAGCGTCTAATTCACGCCCCGTAAGCAAGACTCCTCCCTCTGTGGAGGAGTTTTTTTATGTCTTTTGCGAGTGGCTGTGCATCTCCATTAGAGAAGACCCACTGCCTATGCCGCGCCGAAGCTGACAGAGGCTCACGCCACAACTTCCGGGTTCAGATAATAAAAAACCCGCTCACTTGGAGCGGTTATGTTCGAAACTATAGCGCCGTATGCAGTATTCGTCAAGCTTATGCGGCCCACCTGGACAACAGCTGGTCCACGTTTAGCGCTTTTCAGCCACCCAGAGTCCGGCAATCCCGAAGGAGAGGGGGCGGTAGCGTGCGCTGAAACCCGCCTCACGCATCATCTGGAGCAGCTGGGCAGGCTTGGGAAAGGCCAGCACGCTTTCGGGCAGGTAGGTGTAGGCCCCGCCGTCTCCGCTTACCATGGCACCAATACGCGGCAGCATCTGCTGAAAGTACAGGCGGTAGGCATCCCCGAACAGGTTCTCGGCAGGCGGTGGGAATTCCAGGATGACCAGCCTACCGCCGGGAGCCAGAACGCGGTGCATCTCGCGCAGACCCTGGCGGTAATCGCTGAAGTTGCGGAAGCCGAACGTGCAGGTCACAGCGTCAAAAGAAGCGTCCGGATAGGGAAGGTCTAGGGCGTCTCCCTCTTCCCAGGTCACGTCCAGGCCAGCCTTATCGCCCTTTTCACGGGCAATGGCCAGCATTTTAGGGACAAAGTCGCTGCCGGTCACGGTGGCATAAGGAGCGCGGCGGCGCAGCATCAGCGCAAAGTCGCCGGTGCCCGTGGCAATGTCCAGCACGCGGCGTGGAGCTTTGGCCAGGGCCTCACCCGCCGCCGTGTGCCGCCAGGTCTGATCCACGCCCAGGCTGAGCACCCGGTTCAGCAGGTCGTAGTGTGGGGCGATAGACGCGAACATCTGTTGCACGTCCGCGCCTTTATCTTGGCCGTCGCCCACGGCAGGTTTGCGGGGAGGCTGGTTAGGGTTGGGGTCGGTCATGGCCCCGCCATGTTAGGGCACATCCAAATAAGCCTGCAGGGCAAGCGTCATCCGATCAGCGAATCACGCCCAGTTCACGGCCTACCTCGGCGTAGGCAGCCAGCGCTTGATCCAGGTCCTCACGGGTATGCTCGGCGGTGATGATGTTGCGGATACGCGCCAGATCCTTCGGGACCGTCGGAAAGCCCAGACCCACGGCGAAAATCCCCCGGTCCAGCAGCATCCGGCTGGCCTCAAACGCGGCGGACGCCTCACCGAAAATGACCGGAGTGATCGGTGTTTCGCTGCCCAGGTGATCAAAGCCCAACCGCTCGATTTCGGCCTTGAAGTAGTGGGTGTTGTCCCACAGCCGCTTCATAAAGCTGGGATCCTCCTGCACCAGATCAATCGCCGCCGAGAGTGCCCCCACCACCGCTGGCGGCTGAGCGGTACTGAATAGGTAAGGCCGCGCCCGGTTGATCAGCAGTTCGCGCAGGTCGGCGTGGCCCGCTGCGTAGCCGCCCACCACCCCCCACGCTTTGGACAGCGTGCCTACCTGAATCACGTCGTCCTCCTGATCGAAGCCGAAATGATGCACCGTGCCGCGCCCCGCTTCACCCAGCACGCCGGAACCGTGGGCATCGTCCACATAGGTCACGGCCCCGTAGCGGCGAGCCACCGCCACGATCCGGTCCAGTGGAGCAATGTCGCCGTCCATGCTGAATACGCCGTCAGTCACAACTAGCTTGAGGCCGTCCGTGTCGTTTTCCCTCAGCGCCCGTTCCAGGTCATCCATGTCGGCGTGTTTATAGATTTTCTTGGTCGCTTTGGTCAGCCGCAGGCCGTCAATGATGCTGGCGTGGTTCAGCTCGTCACTGATCACCACGTCGCCTTCCTTGAGTACGGTGCCCAGCACGCCCTGATTGGTGGTGAAGCCCGAATGCAGCACCAGTGCGCTGCCCGTGTGCTTGAAGCGGGCCAGCTGCTCCTCGAAATCCTCGTGGATCTGCATGGTTCCGGCGATGGTCCGCACCGCTCCGGCCCCCGCGCCCCAGTCACGCAGGTAGGCCGCCGCCCGCTCCTTGATGACCGGATGATCGGCAAAGCCCAGATAGTTGTTGGAGGCCAGGTTGATGACGTCCTGGCCCGCAATACGGCTGTGCGCCCGGTTGGGGCTTTCCAGTACACGGGGATGAATCAGCAGCCCGGAGTCACGCAGGCCCTGAAGTTCGCTCTGTAGGCGGTCAGTAAGGGAGATGGACATGCCTCCATTCTAAGGAGCTGTCCAAGCAGGAGCACTCATTTGGCGCAGTGAGACGGTTAAGGTCTTTTTACCCGTTCAGGCGCTCAGTTCCAGGTCCAGTCCCAGAAAGCGCCACAGCGCCCGGCGGTGAATCCGCATTCCCCCGGGGGTTTCGGCGGCGCGCAGGCGACCATCACGAATCCAGCGGCGCACGGTGCGCTCGTGGGTGCAGGTAAAGTCAGCGACTTCGCTGACCTTGAGCAGTTTGGGCAGGGTTTTGTACTGGCGTTCCAGAGTCATAGCGGGCCTCCAAAGCAAAAGAGGCCACCATGCGGCAGCCCCTCCCGGTCAGATTCCAATTTGCGCTGAAAAGCAAGCTCCCTGGCTCCCCCACACGCCAGCGGCGGCAGGGCAAAGTCAGGGGCTGGGGCGTTCGCTTTCAACTTGGGCTGAGGCTAGCATGACCCCTGTCACGTTTGGGTCAGCGCACGCTGAAACTTTATTCAGAAATCTCAGAGAAATACATGACGCCCCAGCTAAGCCATTTGGCGTACGCAGGCCACATGACAACCAGCCCGACCAGACGCCACCTTGAAGCCATGATCACCCCCACCCTTCGTCCTATGCAAGCCGCCGACGCCTCAGCGGTAGCAGCCCTTCAGAACGCTGCCTGCCGTGGGCTGTGGCACATCACGCCAGCCGAGGTGCTGGCCCAGACGGGTCAGCGAAGGGTGGTCGAGCAAGCGGGCCACCTGGTGGGCGGCGCCCGGCTTTATCCTTTTGGCTTAGGTGCCGAAGATGCCCTGCGCCTGAGCCTCTGCGGCGACGCGGCCCACTTTTCAGCGCTGTACCTGCACCTCCTGGCAGCGGCAGACCTGAGCGGCTGCACCCGGGTACTGGGCGTGGTCCGTGAGGACTGGGCCGAGCAGGTCGGCTTCTTTCAGGCGGCAGGCTTTGCCAATGTCTGGCAAACCTACGGCGCAAGGCTGGACCTGACTGGCTTTGACTTTGCCCGCTTCGCACCGGAGTTGGAGCGGCTGTATCTGGAGGGGCACGAAATCCGCGAATGGCCTGCCGACGGCGACGCGGCGCAGCTTTATGCACTGGACCAGCAGTTTCAAGCGGACGCTCCGGCTACGCCGGTCACACCTACCGCCCACCGCCCCCTGTCCGCTTTTGCCGAAGAACTGCGGCGGCAGCGCACCTGGGTGCTCTGGCGGGGAGATGAGCCACTGGCCTTCACCACCTTTCACGCGCCCTACGGCATTCCCGACAGCGCCGGGACCGTCACCCGGCGAGGCGAGCGCGGACGGGGCCTCGCGGCGGCCCTCAAAGCCCATGCACTGGAAGAACTACGGCGCGAAGGGAATACGCAAACCAGTACCGGCGGCGCAGTCGCCAATCTGCCGATGCTGCGTGTCAACCTGCGGCTGGGCTACTGTCCGGAACCGATGTGGCTGACCTTCGAGCGCCCACTGTAAGGGTTGGCTTCAGTCCAGCCCATCCAGAAAACAGACTGCTGCGGCCAGCACCGCTTCGCGCGCTTCACGGTGGGGCGTGTGACCGCAGTGGGGCAGCACCAACGTCTGCACTGGCCCCTGCACGGCCTCAGCGGTGCGCCAGACCTGCGCCAGCGTGCCGAATTCGTCGTCGCGGCCCTGCATGACCAGCAGCGGAGCCTGGATGCGGCCCAGTAGCGGTTCGATGGTCCAGTCCCGGTACTCCTCCGACAGCCAAGTGTCGGTCCAGGCACGGTACAACGCCTGAACCCGCTCAGGGGTGCCGTGATAGCGCCTCAGCCGCTCGGCGATATCGCCCGTCTGATAAGCCTGCGCCGCTGCCTCGACACCGCGCCGGGTCAGGTTCTCATTGAAGATATGACCGCTCTCAGTGACGGCTCCGGCCACCCGCTCAGGGCGCAGGGCCGCCGCCAGCAGCGCAATGCTAGCGCCATCGCTATGACCGAACAGCACGGCCCGCTCTACTCCCGCCGCGTCCAGTAGGGCTGGGAGCACCTCATCCGCCTCACGGTTCAGGTAATCCGTGTCTCTGGCCCACACAAAGTCGTCTGAATGCCCGTAGCCGAAGCGGTCATAGATCAGCGCGTGCCGCCCCGACGCCTGCGCCAGTGTCTGCGGAAAGTCACGCCAGGTCGCCGCACTGCCCAGCGAATCATGGAGAAAGACCAACGGCGCACGGTGATCAGCCGGGCCACCTGCCGGATGCCGCAACCAGCGCACGGCACAGAACCGATCCCCCAGCCCCAGCGCGGAGCCGACATTCAGCCGCTCTTCGCTGACTTGCAATTCGCCCTGCTGCATGCTGACGATCGCTTCACCCAGCCGGGCGATGCCTTCACGAATCTGATCCTCATCGTTAAAGGCAAAGCACAGCCGGATATAGTTCGGCGCTTGACCGTCCACCGCAAACAGATTGCCTGGCTTGAAGGTCACGCCGTAAGAGTGGGCGCGGGGTTCCAGCTGCTCGGCCACCATGTCAGGCGGCAGGCGCAACCACACGAAATATCCGCCGTCCGGCTCGCGAAACGAGCAATCGGCAAAGGCCGGAGCGCGCAGGCTCTCGACCATGACGCGGGCGCGTGCCCCAAAGGTTTCCAGGATTTCGCCCAGATAGCGGTCCATCAGCCCCAGTTCCAGCACCGAGCTGACCATCGAAGCGCCGATGGGGTTGGTTCCACCCGCGCTCTGGAGGGTCGGGTTGGTCACCAGATATTCCAACATGTCACGCCGGGCGTGAATCCAGCCCACCCGCAGCCCCGGTGCCAGAATCTTGGAAAAGGTGCCCAGCGAGATGACCCGCCCACTGTCCACATACGACGAATACGAGGGCGGCGTCTCGCCACGGTAGGTCAGCAGGTGATACACCTCGTCGGCCACGATATACAGGTCATATTTTTCAGCCAGGGCCACCAGCGCTTCGCGGCGTTCGCGGCTCTGGGTCAACCCGGTGGGGTTGTGGTGGGTGGGAATGGTGTAAATCAGCCGGGGGCGGTGCTGCCGGATCAGCGCTTCCAGGGCTGTCAGCTCCAGGCCTTCATCGTCCATCGGCGCGGAAATCACGTTCAGGCCGTGACTTTGCATGATGTCGGGCGACGCGAAATAGGTGGTGCTCTCGATGATGACGCTCTGCCCCGGCCCCGCCAACATGGTGCAGACCATGTCCAGCCCGCCGGAGATCCCCCCCGAGATCAGCAAATCCTGGGCATTCAGTTGCAGGTCATAGTGACGGTTCAGAAAAGCGGCCAGTTGCTCACGCAAGTGCGGATCGCCCCACTCGTCGCCGTACTGCAGAAAATAGGCGTCGCCCTGCGCGAAGCGGTGCTGGGACGCCTGCTCAAAGACGGAATGGGGCAGCAAGGCATCGGCGGGATAGCCCAGGCCCAGGTTGATCATCTGGGTTTTGGGGAGGGTAGCGGAGGTCATGGGGGAACGTCCTTTCTTTATGAATAAACCTGGAGACAGTAGGCTCGACTCCCGGCAGCGTGCGCCGACTGGGAGTCGCGTTACTTCCTACTCTGACGCCTGATCCGGCCCGCTGACAACCCCCTGCGGAGGAAGAAGGCGGAAGGCGGAAAGCGAAAGAGCCCACTGGAGAGTCTGTGCCAACCCATACCCATCCAAAGTCGGCCCGCAGGCCCTCAGACCCGAGGACTCTTCAACCCCCAGACGGGCAGAACCCTACGCTTGCTCCCTTCTCCCTTTTGCGTTGCGCACGCAACCACGAAGGCGGTTTTTTGGTTGATACTCGCCTCCGCTCGCGGGAGCAACGGATACTCACCTCCGCTCGCGGGAGCAACGGATACTCACCTCCGCTCGCGGGAGCAACGGATACTCACCTCCGCTCGCGGGAGCGGGAGCAACTAGTGATTCAGCACCCGGCTGAGGAAGTTCTGGGTCCGCTCCAGCCGGGGTGCCCCGAAGAACTCGGCGGGCGGCAGGTCTTCGAGCAACTGGCCCTGGTCCATAAACACCACCCGGTCGGCCACTTCACGGGCAAAGCCCATCTCGTGCGTGACCACGATCATGGTCATGCCTTCGTTCGCCAAGCCGCGCATCACGTCCAGCACCTCGCCCACCACTTCGGGATCTAACGCGGAGGTGGGTTCGTCGAACAGCATGACCTGCGGCTGCATGGCCAGCGCCCGCGCAATCGCCACGCGCTGCTGCTGCCCGCCTGAGAGCTGCGGCGGAAACTTGTGGGCTTGCTCAGCGATCCCCACCCGTTTCAACAGCGACATGGCCCGTTCCTGCGCCTGCGCTGGGCTCAGGCCGCGCAGTTTGACCGGGGCCAGCGTCACGTTGTCCAGCACGCTCATGTGCGGGAACAGATTGAACTGCTGAAACACCATGCCCACCTCACGGCGCACCAGCGGCAGGTTGCGCGTCTCCGACAGACGGTGACCGTTGACCACGATGTCACCCTGCTGGAACTCCTCCAGGCGGTTGATGCAGCGGATCAGGGTGGACTTGCCGGACCCCGACGGCCCCACGATCACCACTTTTTCGCCGCTCCCAACCTGCATCTTCACGTCCCGCAGCACGTGATGCTTGCCGAACCATTTGCCGAGGCCCTGAATGTCGATAATCGGTGCGTTACTCACCTGTGCCGTCATCTCTTGTCCCCCTCACCCCAGCGCTGCTCTATACGGTTAGAGACGAAGCTCAGCACCAGCGTCATAGCCAGATACACGATCGAGATGGCCAGGTACATCTCGAACGGTTTGTAGGTCCGGGCCGCCACGATCTGCCCGGCGCGGGTCAGTTCCACCAGCGCGATGGCCGAGAGCAGCGAAGTGTTCTTGAGCAGGTTCAGCGCCTCGTTGACCAGCGGCGGTAGCACCCGGCGGAAGGCCTGGGGCAGCACGATATAGCGCATGGTATCGCGCGGCGAGAAGCCCAGCGACAGTGACGCTTCGGTCTGCCCACGCGGCACACCCTGAATGCCGGAGCGCATAATTTCCGCGACATAAGCACCGGAATTCAGCGAAAACGCCAACAGACCCGCTGGCAGCGGCTCCATGTTGATCCCCGTGATTTGCGGCAAGCCGAAATAGATCAGGAAAATCTGTACCAGCAGCGGCGTACCGCGAATCAGTTCAATGTAAGCCGTGGCCAGCCAGCGCAGCGGCGCGATGCCCGACAACCGGGCCAACGCCACCAGCGTCCCGATGATGATGCCGGCCAGCAGCGACACTGCCGTGATGATGAGGGTCAGCCGGGCGCCTTCCAGCAGGTACGGCATGCTCTCGGCGATCAGTTGAAAATCCATACTTCTCCCCTGCGGATATTCCTCTCAGGCCCAGTCCAGGCAGGCAGAGGAAAGATGAAAAGGTGGCCCAGAACTCCAGGCCACCCACGTTACGGCGTCTGGGTAATTATTCGGTGAACCACTTGGCGCGCATGGCTTCCAGCTCACCGTTGCCTTGCAGGGTCGCCAGAGCAGCGTTCAGCTCGGCCACCAGGTCGGTGCATTCCAGCTGGGTGGCCAGCGCCTTGCTGCCGCCGTCCATCTCGCCGGCCAGCTTCACGTCGCTGTGAACCTTGACGTACTCCTCACCCACTGGGGCGTCCACGATCATGGAGTCGATCTGGCCGGACTTCAGGGCGCCCAGCGCGTCGCTGAAGAGGTTGAAGTCGCGTACATCAGCTCCTTCGATTTCGCGGGCCATGTCAGCCTGCACCGTGCCCAGCTGTACACCCACAGTCTTGCCACTCAGGTTTTCGGCGCTTGTCACAGTGTTGTCGTCCGCCGCCACCACGATTACGTTGATGGTTTCCTCGTAGGGATCGGTAAAGGCCACCGACTCGGCGCGCTCTGGCGTCACCGACAGGCCCGCCGCAATCAGATCGGCGCGGCCCGCAACCAGCGAGGGAATCAGGCCGTCGAAGCCCTGCCCAGTGAACTCGGCCTTCACGCCCATTTCCTCGGCCAGGGCGTTCACCATATCCACGTCAAAGCCCACGATGTTGTTCTGATCGTCGGTGGACTCGTAGGGCGGGTAGTCCGGGCTGGTGATCACGCGCAGTCCGTCGGCCCGGATACGGTCCATGCAGGCGCCGCCCGTGGTAGCTGGAGTGGTGGCCGCCTCGGTGGTGGCCGTTTCCGTGGTCGTGGTGGTTTCAGCCGGAGCCGTCTCGGTCTGGGTGGTCGTGGTGGTCGTCTTCTCGGCAGGAGAGTTACAGGCGCCCAGCAGCAGTGGGGCGAGCATCAATGGGAACAGCAGGGTCTTTTTCATGGGATTTCCTTTTGGGTTATGCCAGATTCTTGGGAAGAAATGAGGGAACAGAGTCGCTGTATAGATGCAGCACTGAACTTGGGCATAAAGCGCGGGCTGCTGGCCTTCACGGGGCGTCAGACGTAGAAAGGCCAGCCACTGAACCCGCTTCTACAATTGCAGAATAGTACACCCACACCGATATGTATTCAAGCTGATGTATGCGTCTCCTATACGGCCTCGGCCGACAGGAGAACTCTGTGAGACTGCACACCCTAAACTGCCGGGCGTGGACCTGCTGCCCCTGCCGTTCATCCTGCTCAGTGCCCTGATCTTCGGGCTGCTGGTCGGCTCTTTTACCAATGTGCTGATCTGGCGTCTGCCGCGTGGCGAGAACATTTCCTTTCCGCCCAGTCACTGCCCGAACTGTGACCATGCGCTGGCCCCGCGTGATCTGGTGCCCGTGCTGTCGTGGCTCAGTCTGCGCGGCAAGTGCCGCTACTGCGCGGCCCCGATCAAGCCACGCTATCCGGTTATCGAGCTGATTTCGGGGGTGGCTTATGCGCTGATTGCGTACTTTTATCCACCAGCGCTCTATGGCCTGGGCACGCTGGGGCTGACACTGTTTTTCACCATCCTGCTGGCAGGGAGCGCCATTGACTTGGACACCTACACCATCCCCGACGAGCTGACCCTGCCGGGTGTGGGCCTAGGTTTGGGTTTCGCGGCGCTGGCAGGCAGTGGACTGGCTGCGGGCGGCCTACCCAACTTTGCTGAAGCGCTGGCAGGGGCGCTGACGGGCGCGGGCCTGCTGATGACCATTGATCTGATCGGCTCGTGGGTGCTGCGGCGCTTCCGCGAGCGGCAGTACCCTGACGCGCCCATCGGACATCAGCAAATCGCGCTGGCCCTACTGGTCGGAGCTTGGGCCGGGCCGCTGTGGGGCATGGGCGCGGCGCTGCTGTCGGCGGCGGTCAATGCGGGCACCCGCCGGGTGGTTCGCATTCCCGAACTGCTCACACTGGGCGGGGCACTGCTCAGCCTGGCGCTGGGCGTGAACTTGGGGCGTGACCCGCTAGAGCTGGTGAATGGAGGCTTGCAGGGCGCAGGGGCAGCCGCCCTGATCGCTGGGCTGTACTGGTGGATTCAATACGCCTGGATTCAGAAAGGGACTGGACAGACCGAGGCCGAAGAGGACGCTCCCTTCGACCCCAGCGCGATGGGCTTTGGAGACGTGAAGCTGGCCGGGGCCATCGGCGCGTTTCTGGGCGTGAGTGGCGTGCTGGTCAGCGTGGGCGTGGCTGTGTTCGCCGGGGCCATCCTGGGCGCAGCGCAGATGCTGCTGAAAGCCGAAAACCGCCTGAAGTTCGGCCCCTATCTGGCCATAGGCGCCGTGGTGGCGATGCTGTGGGGTGACGCGGTGGTCGGCTGGTACCGGGGGCTGCTGGGGTTGTAGCAACAGCTACACCT
The sequence above is a segment of the Deinococcus radiophilus genome. Coding sequences within it:
- a CDS encoding basic amino acid ABC transporter substrate-binding protein, which translates into the protein MKKTLLFPLMLAPLLLGACNSPAEKTTTTTTQTETAPAETTTTTETATTEAATTPATTGGACMDRIRADGLRVITSPDYPPYESTDDQNNIVGFDVDMVNALAEEMGVKAEFTGQGFDGLIPSLVAGRADLIAAGLSVTPERAESVAFTDPYEETINVIVVAADDNTVTSAENLSGKTVGVQLGTVQADMAREIEGADVRDFNLFSDALGALKSGQIDSMIVDAPVGEEYVKVHSDVKLAGEMDGGSKALATQLECTDLVAELNAALATLQGNGELEAMRAKWFTE
- a CDS encoding prepilin peptidase codes for the protein MDLLPLPFILLSALIFGLLVGSFTNVLIWRLPRGENISFPPSHCPNCDHALAPRDLVPVLSWLSLRGKCRYCAAPIKPRYPVIELISGVAYALIAYFYPPALYGLGTLGLTLFFTILLAGSAIDLDTYTIPDELTLPGVGLGLGFAALAGSGLAAGGLPNFAEALAGALTGAGLLMTIDLIGSWVLRRFRERQYPDAPIGHQQIALALLVGAWAGPLWGMGAALLSAAVNAGTRRVVRIPELLTLGGALLSLALGVNLGRDPLELVNGGLQGAGAAALIAGLYWWIQYAWIQKGTGQTEAEEDAPFDPSAMGFGDVKLAGAIGAFLGVSGVLVSVGVAVFAGAILGAAQMLLKAENRLKFGPYLAIGAVVAMLWGDAVVGWYRGLLGL